One genomic segment of Carassius carassius chromosome 21, fCarCar2.1, whole genome shotgun sequence includes these proteins:
- the LOC132098115 gene encoding cytoplasmic tRNA 2-thiolation protein 1 — translation MPVQCSNCVQRRAVLKRPKTGHSLCKDCFFWAFEEEIHQTIVSAGLFNRGETVAIGASGGKDSTVLAHVMKVLNEHYDYGLNLLLLSVDEGITGYRDDSLETVKRNQQQYELPLKIVSYEELYGWTMDAIVKQVGLKNNCTFCGVFRRQALDRGAMMLKVDKICTGHNADDVAETVLMNVLRGDIARLCRCTSISTASDGEGAIPRCKPLKYAYEKEIVLYAYFKKLDYFSTECIYSPNAYRGHARAFLKDLESIRPSSIIDVIHSGETLSVKEGVKMPVQGTCSRCGYISSQALCKSCVLLEGLNRGLPKLGIGKHHRLHGKILAQEPLTEQEEKKLKPVDF, via the exons ATGCCGGTCCAGTGCAGTAACTGTGTCCAGAGACGTGCCGTTCTCAAACGGCCCAAGACCGGACACTCTCTCTGTAAGGACTGCTTCTTCTGGGCATTCGAGGAGGAGATCCATCAAACCATCGTATCTGCCGGACTCTTTAACCGTGGAGAGACCGTGGCCATCGGTGCCTCTGGCGGAAAGGACTCTACTGTCCTGGCTCATGTGATGAAGGTCCTGAACGAGCACTACGATTACGGGCTGAATCTTCTGCTGCTGTCGGTGGATGAGGGCATCACGGGTTACAGAGATGATTCGCTGGAGACGGTGAAGAGGAACCAGCAGCAGTATGAGCTGCCGCTAAAGATTGTGTCTTATGAAGAGTTGTACGGCTGGACCATGGATGCCATCGTGAAGCAGGTGGGACTGAAGAATAACTGCACTTTCTGCGGTGTGTTTCGCAGGCAGGCGCTGGACCGAGGAGCCATGATGCTGAAAGTGGACAAGATCTGCACAG GTCACAATGCAGACGACGTGGCAGAGACGGTGCTGATGAATGTCCTGCGTGGAGACATCGCTCGTCTCTGCCGCTGCACCTCCATCAGCACGGCCAGCGACGGAGAGGGTGCCATCCCACGCTGCAAGCCCCTCAAATACGCATACGAGAAAGAAATCGTCCTCTACGCCTATTTCAAGAAGCTTGATTACTTCTCCACAGAGTGCATCTACTCGCCCAACGCCTACCGGGGACACGCTCGTGCCTTCCTCAAAGACCTGGAGTCCATCCGGCCCAGCTCCATCATAGACGTCATCCACTCCGGCGAGACGCTCTCCGTGAAGGAAGGGGTGAAGATGCCGGTGCAGGGAACGTGCTCGCGCTGCGGCTACATCTCTAGTCAGGCCCTGTGTAAGTCCTGTGTTCTGCTGGAGGGCCTGAATCGAGGTTTACCCAAACTGGGCATCGGGAAACATCACCGACTGCACGGCAAAATTCTGGCTCAGGAGCCTTTGACCGAACAGGAGGAGAAGAAACTGAAGCCTGTGGACTTCTGA
- the LOC132098114 gene encoding 4-galactosyl-N-acetylglucosaminide 3-alpha-L-fucosyltransferase 9-like gives MMSSKNGSSLCRLGVVVTLAGVISMSIMFSMFKPSQKCPLPPPKPKLNSVKNCTNSNNVAKSSNSVKSNSVTEKAEEKPIVLLWVWPENYRFDFSDCKTFYNIDNCHLTDDRALYNDADNVIVYHRNIQWDLSDLPPSPRPPFQRWIWLHLESPTNTKRITGLENLFNLTLSYRQDADIPVRMRLMTRKKPNEDFVIPKKDKLVCWIVSNNDPLTGVDTRNVFYREFSKYIQVTLFGKAYARFLDYNDYYPTMASCKFYLAFENSVHKDYITEKINGPLAAGTVPVVLGPPRRNYENFVPAESFIHVNDFPDAKSLAEYLLHLDKDEDAYRKYFNWRKHLTPSPHLILQTQEFILAICTACDHVARHREYKEAHDLYDWYFS, from the coding sequence atGATGTCAAGCAAAAATGGCTCGTCGCTGTGTCGTCTGGGTGTAGTTGTGACATTGGCAGGTGTCATCTCTATGAGCATCATGTTTTCCATGTTCAAACCTTCACAAAAATGTCCACTGCCACCTCCTAAACCCAAACTAAACTCAGTAAAAAACTGTACCAATAGCAACAACGTTGCTAAAAGCAGCAACTCTGTCAAAAGCAACTCTGTGACTGAAAAAGCAGAGGAGAAACCTATAGTTCTGTTATGGGTTTGGCCTGAAAATTATAGGTTTGATTTCAGTGACTGTAAAACGTTTTACAATATTGATAATTGTCATCTGACGGATGATAGAGCTCTCTACAACGATGCAGATAATGTCATCGTTTATCATAGAAACATCCAATGGGATCTGTCCGACCTTCCTCCATCTCCTCGTCCTCCGTTCCAGAGGTGGATTTGGTTGCATCTGGAATCACCAACCAACACCAAAAGGATAACAGGTCTGGAAAACCTGTTCAATCTCACTCTCAGCTACAGACAGGATGCTGATATTCCTGTACGGATGCGCTTGATGACCAGGAAGAAACCTAATGAGGATTTTGTGATTCCCAAAAAGGACAAACTGGTGTGTTGGATTGTGAGTAACAATGATCCCTTAACTGGTGTCGACACAAGGAACGTTTTTTATAGAGAATTCAGCAAATACATACAAGTGACTTTGTTCGGAAAGGCCTATGCAAGGTTCCTGGATTATAATGATTACTATCCAACCATGGCCAGCTGTAAATTTTACCTTGCCTTTGAAAACTCCGTCCACAAAGACTACATCACTGAGAAGATCAACGGGCCGCTCGCGGCGGGGACCGTCCCTGTGGTGTTGGGTCCTCCGAGAAGAAACTATGAAAACTTTGTTCCCGCCGAGTCCTTCATTCATGTCAATGACTTCCCAGACGCAAAGTCACTAGCCGAATATCTGCTTCATCTGGACAAGGATGAAGATGCATATCGCAAGTACTTTAACTGGAGAAAACATCTCACTCCAAGTCCTCATTTAATATTACAGACACAAGAGTTTATTCTGGCTATCTGCACTGCCTGTGACCATGTAGCACGACACAGGGAATATAAAGAAGCTCATGATCTCTATGATTGGTACTTCAGTTAA